Proteins encoded within one genomic window of Granulicella pectinivorans:
- a CDS encoding TonB-dependent receptor, giving the protein MSPLFSKESFAQSDSSSLSGGVTDSTGALLPNAKVTIHNNATGSERVVMTNDSGNFTSPDIQAGSYTVRIEAKGFQSVTLNNVNVDPSIGRHVDVSLKLGESTSSVTVEAGVNTVQTESAAVGQLVTQEQVKNIQLNGRNPMYLSQLEPGVVRNSSMAAFAFGLDNNINIGGARSQESVLTLDGAPMVRTRSNGTSTGVADVDSTSQVQILTNSYQAEYGRTAGGQIRMVPKSGTTNLHGSAYEYFRNTALNANTWQRKLPTNPIALQSKPQGFRYNQFGWNLNGPVTLGKAFNRNRDKLFFLAGQEWVKYNHDDTAFQQVPTALMRTGNFSELLAPNYFYGCTATGSNPCASNQIYSPYTGLPYANNIIPASDLSANGLGLLKAYPNPNTNAPTYNWADAALYSERQRKDTLVIDYVPFDAHRIRFTVLNYNYDDYEPHYGNFNRTPRIFHRPNQVGVLHYAWTASPTLVNELVVSASSDHVFINIDTSKGLYDRSQYGINYPYLYSASTKTIPNKIPTIGISNFGTLDGGPYPSHSGGIVYGIGDNLTKVLGSHTFKVGFNFEYAGENNFDQISVSSTVPGATNNQNGYFRFTDTRNGLTNGAIPATTGRAVANVATGLFDTYGEIGQRSYTLYRGTMYEGFLQDQWRVRSNVVVEWGVRYSIMNPYYAKWGNLAVFNPGSYVAANAVTVNPSTDVVTGGDRYNGVVIPGSGFPASAAGHVDPAILSGYQGLFRGFSNTYSPTVKTNVQPRFGVAWQIHPTTVFRFGGGRYFQRLGITDNVFTGGNAPFQPSSTVTNGSADTPGGVGTNNFPFNFSSQAYNYPSPEAYNWNVTLEQEFKEIGTFTLAYAGRRGIHLEQLANINQLQPGTIQANPTIKQADALRPYKGFSNITETQNKGASSYHSLQANLKRRLVKNLLLGVSYTWSKSLDFGSSNGTTLPNAFDKSIYYGPSDFDTRHVFVSNFVYNIPFFSHGNLIERSTLGNWQFSGTLQAQTGRPLNISTGSEYAGVGPGSGTQLFRHNGTANTLKNFAGQNGSALWFNTAVWVAPTLGTFAPRGSRNQIFGPGFQSYSAALQKTIHFVPAHDSQTFVFRAEAFNLANHPTADNPTTNPTSGTFGQSKTKGNTYAADRQFQFSLRYAF; this is encoded by the coding sequence ATGAGCCCTCTCTTCTCGAAAGAGAGCTTCGCCCAGTCCGACAGTTCGTCCCTCTCCGGAGGCGTGACCGACTCCACGGGAGCCCTTCTTCCCAACGCGAAGGTCACCATCCATAACAACGCAACCGGCAGCGAGCGGGTCGTCATGACCAACGACAGCGGCAACTTCACCTCGCCCGACATTCAGGCCGGCAGCTACACCGTGCGCATCGAAGCCAAGGGCTTCCAGTCCGTCACGCTCAACAACGTCAACGTCGACCCCAGCATCGGCCGTCACGTCGACGTCTCCCTCAAGCTCGGTGAATCCACCTCCTCGGTCACCGTCGAAGCCGGCGTCAACACCGTCCAGACCGAGAGCGCCGCCGTCGGACAGCTCGTCACCCAGGAGCAGGTCAAGAACATCCAGCTCAACGGCCGTAACCCGATGTACCTCTCGCAGCTCGAACCCGGCGTCGTGCGCAACTCTTCCATGGCCGCCTTCGCCTTCGGCCTCGACAACAACATCAACATCGGCGGCGCGCGCAGCCAGGAAAGCGTCCTCACCCTCGACGGCGCACCCATGGTCCGCACCCGCTCCAACGGCACCAGCACCGGCGTCGCCGACGTCGATTCCACCTCGCAGGTCCAGATCCTCACCAACAGCTACCAGGCGGAGTACGGCCGCACCGCAGGCGGGCAGATCCGCATGGTGCCCAAAAGTGGTACAACCAATCTCCACGGCTCCGCCTACGAATACTTCCGTAACACCGCCCTCAACGCCAACACCTGGCAGCGCAAACTCCCCACCAACCCCATCGCCCTCCAGTCCAAGCCACAGGGCTTCCGGTACAACCAATTCGGCTGGAATCTGAACGGCCCCGTAACCCTCGGCAAGGCCTTCAACCGCAACCGCGACAAGCTCTTCTTCCTCGCCGGTCAGGAGTGGGTGAAGTACAACCACGACGACACCGCCTTCCAGCAGGTGCCCACCGCGCTCATGCGCACCGGCAACTTCTCCGAGCTGCTCGCTCCCAATTACTTCTACGGCTGCACGGCAACTGGATCCAACCCCTGCGCCAGCAACCAGATCTACAGTCCCTACACCGGCCTGCCCTACGCCAATAACATCATTCCCGCATCGGATCTCAGCGCCAACGGCCTCGGCCTCCTGAAGGCTTATCCCAACCCGAACACCAACGCCCCGACCTACAACTGGGCCGATGCCGCTCTCTACTCCGAGCGTCAGCGCAAAGACACCCTGGTGATCGATTACGTCCCCTTCGACGCACATCGCATCCGCTTCACCGTCCTGAACTACAACTACGACGACTACGAGCCGCACTACGGCAACTTCAACCGCACCCCGCGTATCTTCCATCGTCCCAATCAGGTCGGTGTGCTGCACTACGCGTGGACGGCAAGCCCGACGCTCGTCAATGAGCTCGTCGTCTCCGCCTCCTCCGATCACGTCTTCATCAACATCGACACCTCCAAGGGCCTGTACGACCGCAGCCAGTACGGCATCAACTATCCCTACCTCTACTCCGCCTCCACCAAGACCATCCCGAACAAGATTCCGACCATCGGCATCTCGAACTTCGGAACTCTCGATGGCGGTCCCTATCCCTCGCACTCCGGCGGTATCGTCTACGGCATCGGCGACAACCTCACCAAGGTGCTCGGCAGCCACACCTTCAAGGTAGGCTTCAACTTTGAGTACGCAGGCGAAAACAACTTCGACCAGATCAGCGTCTCCAGCACCGTACCCGGAGCGACCAACAATCAGAACGGCTACTTCCGTTTCACCGACACGCGCAATGGTCTGACCAATGGAGCCATCCCCGCCACCACAGGCAGGGCAGTCGCCAACGTAGCCACCGGCCTCTTCGACACCTACGGTGAGATCGGACAGCGCTCCTACACGCTCTATCGCGGCACCATGTACGAGGGCTTCCTGCAGGATCAGTGGCGCGTTCGTTCCAACGTCGTCGTCGAGTGGGGCGTGCGCTACAGCATCATGAACCCCTACTACGCCAAGTGGGGCAACCTCGCCGTCTTCAACCCCGGCAGCTACGTCGCGGCCAACGCCGTCACGGTCAACCCGTCGACGGACGTCGTCACCGGTGGCGATCGCTATAACGGCGTCGTCATCCCAGGCAGCGGCTTCCCGGCGAGCGCCGCGGGGCACGTCGATCCCGCCATTCTTTCCGGCTATCAGGGGCTCTTCCGCGGATTCAGCAATACCTATTCGCCCACGGTCAAGACCAACGTCCAGCCCCGCTTCGGCGTCGCCTGGCAGATCCATCCCACCACCGTCTTCCGTTTCGGTGGCGGACGTTACTTCCAGCGTCTCGGCATCACCGACAACGTCTTCACCGGCGGCAACGCTCCCTTCCAGCCCTCGTCCACCGTCACCAATGGCTCGGCCGATACCCCGGGCGGCGTGGGCACCAACAACTTCCCGTTCAACTTCTCTTCGCAGGCCTACAACTACCCCAGCCCGGAAGCCTATAACTGGAACGTCACCCTCGAGCAGGAGTTCAAAGAGATAGGCACCTTCACCCTCGCCTACGCCGGCCGTCGCGGCATTCACCTCGAGCAGCTTGCCAACATCAACCAGCTCCAGCCCGGAACCATCCAGGCCAACCCGACCATCAAGCAGGCCGACGCACTCCGTCCCTACAAGGGCTTCTCCAACATCACGGAAACCCAGAACAAGGGTGCCTCCAGCTACCATTCCCTGCAGGCAAACCTCAAGCGCCGCCTGGTGAAGAACCTCCTTCTCGGAGTCTCCTACACCTGGTCGAAGTCTCTCGACTTCGGCTCCAGCAACGGCACCACCCTTCCCAACGCCTTCGACAAATCCATCTACTACGGCCCAAGCGACTTCGATACGCGTCACGTCTTCGTCTCGAACTTCGTCTACAACATTCCGTTCTTCAGCCACGGCAATCTCATCGAGCGCAGCACACTCGGCAACTGGCAGTTCTCCGGAACCCTCCAGGCGCAAACGGGTCGTCCTCTCAACATCTCCACCGGCAGCGAGTACGCAGGCGTCGGACCGGGCTCGGGAACGCAGCTCTTCCGTCACAACGGCACCGCCAACACCTTGAAGAACTTTGCCGGTCAAAACGGGTCGGCGCTCTGGTTCAACACCGCAGTCTGGGTAGCTCCCACGCTCGGCACCTTTGCGCCGCGCGGATCTCGCAACCAGATCTTTGGCCCCGGCTTCCAGAGCTATAGCGCCGCGCTCCAGAAGACCATTCACTTTGTCCCTGCGCACGATAGCCAGACCTTCGTCTTCCGTGCCGAAGCCTTCAACCTCGCCAACCATCCCACCGCCGACAACCCCACGACCAATCCCACCTCAGGAACGTTTGGTCAAAGCAAGACGAAGGGCAACACCTACGCTGCCGATCGTCAGTTCCAGTTCAGCCTCAGGTATGCTTTCTAA
- a CDS encoding heparinase II/III domain-containing protein: MARSHSINRRSFVASTLAAGSLATLDAALPSLLRAQQQPLLGKPSLAKTFSPLKANLIAGSAWTLYPTLATRAFWTGLPQDIRDILTTRADTANTGDWPQLLATLELEFRRNGNRSRFEALHFGRRTRLMDLVFGECLSNDGKYLDQIANGIWLICEESFWGAQAHLGAQKAGTGLADTAEPIIDLFASETSATLALIVHLLGDRLDTVSPLLLPRIVRESRQRVLDPYLARNDWSWLGLNGRPHHLNNWNPWINSNILTTTLVLEPDATRRADTVLKLCRSTDEYLADYSADGACEEGPAYWTRSAGTFFDLCQMLVSCHGGMGSEVLQHPFTRAMGRFILNAHIAGEMYCNYGDAHLQADPPPELIYRYGHDCNDPAMVAFGAFLSADRGLAATGKALRDAVADNVGGIASLTRAFNALLVAREIRTAPRHDALVRSSWYPDLALMTARQTEGSTTGFYLAMQAASNARSHGHNDSGSILVFHDGQPLLVDAGVGTYEAKTFSRDRYTIWSMQSQFHNLPIVGGIGEHEGSRPGTPPQEYRATEATSLDTPASTGMTANLAPAYPAEAGVTRWMRTATLDRTTKSVRLEETFTLREAKTVALAFLTPRPPMIERGNVRLGNVVLQYDPTQFTATSERIQLTDPSFQHVWGDALYRVLLTTPAAVRQGSWKIQLHSL; this comes from the coding sequence ATGGCACGCAGCCACAGCATCAACCGCCGCAGCTTCGTCGCATCGACCCTCGCGGCCGGCAGCCTCGCCACCCTCGACGCCGCCCTCCCCTCGCTGCTCCGCGCCCAGCAGCAGCCACTTTTGGGCAAGCCATCCCTCGCCAAAACCTTCAGCCCGCTCAAGGCGAATCTCATCGCCGGCTCAGCCTGGACCCTCTACCCTACCCTCGCGACCCGCGCCTTCTGGACCGGCCTCCCCCAGGACATCCGCGACATCCTCACCACCCGCGCCGACACCGCCAACACCGGCGACTGGCCCCAGCTACTCGCCACCCTTGAGCTCGAATTCCGCCGCAACGGCAACCGCTCCCGCTTCGAAGCCCTCCACTTCGGACGCCGCACGCGCCTCATGGATCTCGTCTTCGGCGAGTGCCTCAGCAACGACGGCAAATACCTCGACCAGATCGCCAACGGCATCTGGCTCATCTGCGAAGAGAGCTTCTGGGGCGCACAGGCCCACCTCGGCGCCCAAAAGGCCGGCACCGGCCTCGCCGACACCGCCGAGCCCATCATCGATCTCTTCGCCTCCGAGACCTCCGCAACCCTCGCCCTCATCGTCCATCTGCTCGGCGATCGCCTCGACACCGTCTCGCCCCTGCTTCTCCCACGCATCGTCCGAGAGTCCCGGCAACGTGTTCTGGATCCGTACCTCGCCCGCAACGATTGGTCCTGGCTCGGCCTCAACGGCCGCCCGCACCACCTCAATAACTGGAACCCGTGGATCAACTCCAACATCCTCACCACCACCCTCGTCCTCGAGCCCGACGCCACCCGCCGCGCCGACACCGTCCTCAAGCTCTGCCGCTCCACCGACGAGTACCTCGCCGACTACTCCGCCGACGGCGCCTGCGAAGAGGGCCCCGCCTACTGGACACGCTCCGCCGGAACCTTCTTCGACCTCTGCCAGATGCTCGTCTCCTGCCACGGCGGCATGGGCTCTGAGGTCCTGCAGCATCCCTTCACCAGGGCCATGGGCCGCTTCATCCTCAACGCCCACATCGCCGGGGAGATGTACTGCAACTACGGCGACGCGCATCTCCAGGCCGATCCTCCGCCGGAGCTCATCTACCGCTACGGACACGACTGCAACGATCCCGCCATGGTGGCCTTCGGAGCCTTCCTCTCCGCCGATCGCGGCCTCGCCGCCACAGGCAAAGCCCTCCGCGATGCCGTCGCCGACAACGTAGGCGGCATCGCCTCCCTCACCCGCGCCTTCAACGCGCTCCTGGTCGCCCGGGAGATCCGCACCGCCCCCCGCCACGACGCCCTCGTGCGCTCAAGCTGGTACCCCGACCTGGCCCTCATGACCGCCCGCCAAACCGAAGGTTCTACCACCGGCTTCTATCTCGCCATGCAGGCCGCCAGCAACGCCCGCAGCCACGGCCACAACGACTCCGGCAGTATCCTCGTCTTCCACGACGGCCAACCCCTCCTCGTCGACGCCGGCGTAGGAACCTACGAGGCCAAGACCTTCTCCAGGGACCGTTACACCATCTGGTCCATGCAGTCGCAGTTCCACAACCTGCCCATCGTAGGCGGCATCGGGGAGCACGAGGGCAGCCGCCCCGGCACACCGCCCCAGGAGTATCGCGCCACCGAAGCCACCTCCCTGGACACCCCCGCCTCCACCGGCATGACCGCGAACCTCGCCCCCGCCTACCCGGCTGAAGCGGGCGTCACCCGCTGGATGCGCACCGCGACCCTCGACCGCACCACGAAGTCCGTCCGGCTCGAGGAGACTTTTACGCTCAGGGAAGCGAAGACCGTAGCCCTCGCCTTCCTCACCCCCAGACCACCCATGATCGAACGCGGCAACGTCCGCCTCGGCAACGTCGTCCTGCAGTACGACCCCACCCAGTTCACGGCAACCTCCGAACGCATCCAACTGACCGATCCTTCCTTCCAGCACGTTTGGGGAGACGCCCTCTATCGCGTCCTCCTCACCACCCCGGCAGCCGTACGGCAGGGGAGCTGGAAGATCCAACTGCACTCCCTGTAG
- a CDS encoding L-seryl-tRNA selenium transferase, giving the protein MNLKSAWSRRSFLSSLGVASGSLLTSATAKAEGMFGKKPKAETKRLVDGNPIVPITSGLGSTGDIYAELGVKPLINIVGTVTVIGGSVMKPEVMELIRRGNEHFVLIDELEVAAGKFIARLCKSPAGYTGLVTGGAAAAMVVGYAAMMTEDLEERIKLCPDVATFPRNEVIIQKAHRYAFDHQIRQTGAKLVEVVTREEMIAAINPKTVAIHFTNIQSDRGQVSGPETVAIAKAHGIYTFNDASADVPPVSRLWEYPAVGFDMVTFSGGKDIQGPQASGILIGKEELIHWALLNMSPQEDRIGRCCKVGKETIFGLLKALEIFVNQDYDETLRMYDARAKLISDAIAKFGVTARPREFNPNALGNVTPRYSWQIDPTKLKITGQDVMQGLADTKPVGIGSFGAGAGGMRGRDPEAEARMKAHPELAQQRRRGNGPGRDPNTFGFAVWQLKDGEDQIIADRLVEIFSAAPKA; this is encoded by the coding sequence TCACCTCCGCGACCGCCAAGGCCGAAGGCATGTTCGGCAAGAAGCCCAAAGCCGAAACCAAGCGTCTGGTCGATGGAAACCCCATCGTCCCCATCACCTCCGGACTCGGCTCCACCGGCGACATCTACGCCGAACTCGGCGTCAAGCCCCTCATCAACATCGTGGGCACCGTCACCGTCATCGGCGGATCCGTCATGAAGCCCGAGGTCATGGAGCTCATCCGCCGCGGCAACGAGCACTTCGTCCTCATCGACGAGCTCGAAGTCGCCGCCGGAAAGTTCATCGCCAGGCTCTGCAAGTCGCCCGCCGGATACACCGGCCTCGTCACCGGCGGAGCCGCAGCCGCCATGGTCGTCGGCTACGCCGCCATGATGACCGAAGACCTCGAGGAGCGCATCAAGCTCTGTCCCGACGTCGCCACCTTCCCCCGCAACGAAGTCATCATCCAGAAGGCCCATCGCTACGCCTTCGATCACCAGATCCGCCAGACAGGCGCCAAGCTCGTCGAAGTCGTTACCCGCGAAGAGATGATCGCCGCCATCAACCCCAAGACGGTCGCCATCCACTTCACCAACATCCAGTCCGACCGCGGGCAGGTCTCCGGCCCCGAGACCGTCGCCATCGCCAAGGCCCACGGCATCTATACCTTCAACGACGCCTCCGCCGACGTTCCCCCCGTCTCCCGCCTCTGGGAGTACCCCGCCGTCGGCTTCGACATGGTCACCTTCTCCGGCGGCAAGGACATCCAGGGTCCCCAGGCCTCCGGCATCCTCATCGGCAAGGAAGAGCTCATCCACTGGGCCCTCCTCAACATGAGCCCCCAGGAAGACCGCATCGGACGCTGCTGCAAGGTCGGCAAGGAGACCATCTTCGGGCTCCTCAAGGCCCTCGAGATCTTCGTCAATCAGGACTACGACGAAACCCTCCGCATGTACGACGCGCGCGCCAAACTCATCTCTGACGCCATCGCGAAGTTCGGCGTCACCGCCCGCCCCCGCGAGTTCAACCCCAACGCCCTCGGCAACGTCACCCCCCGCTATAGCTGGCAGATCGATCCCACCAAACTCAAGATCACCGGTCAGGACGTCATGCAGGGCCTCGCCGACACCAAACCCGTCGGGATCGGCAGCTTCGGTGCCGGCGCAGGCGGCATGCGTGGCCGCGATCCCGAGGCCGAAGCCCGCATGAAGGCTCACCCCGAACTGGCCCAGCAGCGCCGCCGCGGCAACGGACCAGGCCGCGATCCCAACACCTTCGGCTTCGCCGTCTGGCAGCTCAAGGATGGCGAGGACCAGATCATCGCAGACCGCCTGGTAGAGATCTTCTCCGCCGCCCCCAAGGCATAA